In Pseudomonas sp. FP1742, the DNA window TTGCCCGGCTTGATCGGTGCCAAAGCACCTGCGATCAGCTGGTCGCCAGCGCTCACGCCTTTAGGGGCGATGATGTAGCGACGCTCGCCATCTGCGTACAGCAGCAGAGCGATGTGAGCAGTACGGTTTGGATCGTATTCGATACGCTCGACAGTGGCAGCGATGCCATCTTTGTCGTTGCGACGGAAATCGACCAGACGATAATGCTGCTTATGGCCACCACCGATGTGACGAGTGGTAATACGACCATTGTTGTTACGACCACCAGACTTCGATTTTTTCTCGAGCAGCGGTGCGTGAGGAGCGCCTTTATGCAGCTCCTGGTTGACCACCTTGACCACAAAACGGCGGCCAGGGGAAGTCGGTTTGCATTTAACGATTGCCATGATGCACCCCTTCCTTACTCAGCACTGCTGCTGAAATCGAGATCTTGGCCTGGCTGAAGGGAGATAACTGCCTTCTTCCAGTCATTACGCTTGCCCAGACCGCGAGCAGTGCGCTTGCTCTTACCCAGAACATTCAGGGTAGTAACGCGCTCTACTTTCACGCTGAACAGGCTTTCGACGGCCTTCTTGATTTCCAGCTTGGTTGCGTCAGTCGCAACCTTGAAAACGAACTGGCCTTTCTTGTCTGCCAGAACCGTAGCCTTCTCGGAAACGTGCGGGCCAAGCAGAACTTTAAATACGCGTTCCTGGTTCATCCCAGCAGCTCCTCGAATTTCTTCACGGCCGACACGGTGATCAACACCTTGTCGTATGCGATCAGACTAACTGGATCGGAACCTTGCACGTCACGTACATCAACGTGTGGCAGGTTACGAGCAGCCAGGTACAGGTTCTGATCAACAGCGTCCGACACGATCAGAACGTCGGTCAGGCTCATGTTGTTCAGTTTGCCCAGCAGGTCTTTGGTTTTCGGCGTTTCAACAGCGAAATCCTGAACCACGACCAGACGATCAGTACGCACCAGCTCAGCAAGGATGGAACGCATTGCTGCGCGATACATCTTCTTGTTCAGCTTCTGGGAGTGATCCTGAGGACGAGCTGCGAAAGTGGTACCGCCGCCACGCCAGATTGGGCTACGGATAGTACCGGCACGAGCACGGCCAGTACCTTTCTGACGCCATGGGCGCTTACCGCCACCAGAAACGTCGGAACGGGTCTTTTGCTGCTTGCTACCTTGACGGCCGCCGGCCATGTAGGCCACGACTGCTTGGTGAACCAGCGTCTCGTTGAATTCGCCGCCAAATGTCAGTTCGGAAACTTCGATCGCTTGAGCGTCATTTACATTTAATTGCATGTCAGCTTCCCCTTAACCGCGAGCCTTGGCTGCTGGACGTACAACCAAGTTGCCGCCAGTAGCGCCAGGAACAGCGCCCTTGACCAACAACAGATTGCGTTCAGCGTCCACGCGCACTACTTCGAGGGACTGCACGGTCACGCGCTCAGCGCCCATATGACCGGACATTTTTTTGCCCTTGAATACACGACCAGGAGTCTGGCACTGGCCGATAGAGCCTGGAACGCGGTGGGATACGGAGTTACCGTGGGTGTTATCTTGCCCGCGGAAATTCCAACGCTTGATCGTACCCTGGAAGCCTTTACCCTTGGACTGACCGGTTACATCAACCAGTTGACCAGCAGCGAAGATTTCAGCGTTGATCAGATCGCCGGCCTGGTACTCGCCTTCTTCAAGACGGAATTCCATTACGGTACGACCAGCGGCAACGTTCGCTTTAGCGAAGTGGCCAGCTTGAGCGGCTGTAACACGCGAAGCACGACGCTCGCCGACAGTGACTTGCACTGCACGATAGCCATCGGTCTCTTCAGTTTTGAACTGGGTGACGCGATTCGGTTCGATCTCAATGACCGTGACCGGAATGGAGACACCTTCTTCGGTGAAAATACGGGTCATACCGCATTTACGACCGACTACACCAATAGTCATGTTGTAAACCTCATGAGTGTACGGGGCTTTCACCCGCTATGGCCGCCCATTTCAGAGCGTTACACGACTAAGACCGAGTCTTAGCCGAGGCTGATCTGCACTTCCACACCGGCCGCAAGATCAAGCTTCATAAGAGCATCAACGGTTTTATCCGTTGGCTGGACGATGTCCAGAACACGCTTATGAGTACGGATCTCGTACTGGTCACGCGCGTCTTTGTTGACGTGCGGGGAGACCAGAACGGTGAACCGCTCTTTACGGGTAGGCAGTGGAATTGGACCACGCACTTGAGCACCAGTACGTTTCGCGGTTTCCACGATTTCCTGGGTGGATTGGTCGATCAGGCGATGGTCAAAAGCCTTCAACCTGATACGGATTTGCTGATTTTGCATTGGATTTCAGACTCCGGCTGCTATTCCCACCGGGCGCAATACGCCCGTTAAAAGGAGGCGCAATTCTATAGACGCCCCCGATAGGTGTCAACCCAATAAAAAAGCCCCCGCTAAGCGGGGGCTTTTTCAACTCATCGAAGCCGACTCTTTAAGAGACTTACTCGATGACTTTGGCTACGACGCCAGCGCCGACGGTACGACCGCCTTCACGGATAGCGAAACGCAGACCATCTTCCATCGCGATGGTTTTGATCAGAGTGACAGTCATCTGGATGTTGTCACCTGGCATTACCATTTCAACGCCTTCTGGCAATTCGCAGTTACCGGTCACGTCAGTAGTACGGAAGTAGAACTGTGGACGGTAGCCTTTGAAGAACGGAGTATGACGGCCGCCTTCTTCCTTGCTCAGAACGTAAACTTCTGCGGTGAACTTGGTGTGCGGCTTAACGGTGCCTGGCTTGACCAGAACCTGGCCACGCTCAACGTCGTCACGCTTGGTGCCGCGCAGCAGCACGCCGCAGTTCTCGCCAGCACGACCTTCGTCGAGCAGCTTGCGGAACATTTCAACGCCGGTGCAGGTAGTTTTCTGAGTATCGCGCAGACCAACGATCTCAACTTCTTCCTGGATACGGACGATGCCACGCTCAACACGACCAGTCACAACAGTACCGCGACCCGAGATCGAGAATAC includes these proteins:
- the rplW gene encoding 50S ribosomal protein L23, with amino-acid sequence MNQERVFKVLLGPHVSEKATVLADKKGQFVFKVATDATKLEIKKAVESLFSVKVERVTTLNVLGKSKRTARGLGKRNDWKKAVISLQPGQDLDFSSSAE
- the rplD gene encoding 50S ribosomal protein L4, with amino-acid sequence MQLNVNDAQAIEVSELTFGGEFNETLVHQAVVAYMAGGRQGSKQQKTRSDVSGGGKRPWRQKGTGRARAGTIRSPIWRGGGTTFAARPQDHSQKLNKKMYRAAMRSILAELVRTDRLVVVQDFAVETPKTKDLLGKLNNMSLTDVLIVSDAVDQNLYLAARNLPHVDVRDVQGSDPVSLIAYDKVLITVSAVKKFEELLG
- the rplC gene encoding 50S ribosomal protein L3; protein product: MTIGVVGRKCGMTRIFTEEGVSIPVTVIEIEPNRVTQFKTEETDGYRAVQVTVGERRASRVTAAQAGHFAKANVAAGRTVMEFRLEEGEYQAGDLINAEIFAAGQLVDVTGQSKGKGFQGTIKRWNFRGQDNTHGNSVSHRVPGSIGQCQTPGRVFKGKKMSGHMGAERVTVQSLEVVRVDAERNLLLVKGAVPGATGGNLVVRPAAKARG
- the rpsJ gene encoding 30S ribosomal protein S10, whose protein sequence is MQNQQIRIRLKAFDHRLIDQSTQEIVETAKRTGAQVRGPIPLPTRKERFTVLVSPHVNKDARDQYEIRTHKRVLDIVQPTDKTVDALMKLDLAAGVEVQISLG